Proteins from one Primulina huaijiensis isolate GDHJ02 chromosome 18, ASM1229523v2, whole genome shotgun sequence genomic window:
- the LOC140964653 gene encoding uncharacterized protein, translated as MANKVSVHVSLQSHASSISMFNGLNFSDWCEQIQFHLGVLGLDLSLQVEKPAAITDVSSDDEKIILEAWERSNRLSLMLMRMSVTNNIKSALPHTDIAKEFMKFVVERSQTADKSLAGMLMATLTTMKFDGSRTMHEHVIEMRNIAARLKSLGMNVDENFLVQFIINSLPSKYGPFQMNYNTMKDKWNVNELHIMLVQEETRRMNQGTHSIHFVTNQGARKKAGKKS; from the exons ATGGCAAACAAAg TATCTGTTCATGTTTCACTTCAATCGCATGCTTCATCTATTTCCATGTTTAATGGTCTCAACTTCTCTGATTGGTGCGAACAAATCCAATTTCACCTTGGTGTTTTGGGTCTTGATTTGTCACTTCAAGTTGAGAAACCTGCTGCTATTACTGATGTTAGTAGTGATGATGAAAAGATCATTCTTGAAGCTTGGGAAAGATCAAATAGACTGAGCTTAATGCTTATGCGAATGAGTGTGACAAACAACATCAAGTCTGCTCTTCCTCATACTGACATTGCTAaggaatttatgaaatttgtcGTAGAACGTTCCCAAACTGCTGATAAGTCTCTTGCTGGGATGTTAATGGCTACTTTAACCACTATGAAGTTTGATGGTTCTCGTACCATGCATGAGCATGTTATTGAAATGAGGAACATTGCAGCAAGACTTAAGTCCTTGGGGATGAATGTGGATGAGAATTTCCTGGTTCAGTTTATCATAAACTCATTACCATCTAAGTATGGTCCATTCCAAATGAACTATAACACCATGAAAGACAAATGGAATGTGAATGAACTTCACATTATGCTAGTTCAGGAGGAAACAAGACGTATGAATCAAGGAACTCATTCTATTCACTTCGTAACCAATCAAGGAGCTAGAAAGAAAGCTggaaaaaaatcatga